The following proteins are encoded in a genomic region of Rattus rattus isolate New Zealand chromosome 2, Rrattus_CSIRO_v1, whole genome shotgun sequence:
- the Ppme1 gene encoding protein phosphatase methylesterase 1: protein MSALEKSMHLGRLPSRPPLPGSGGSQSGAKMRMGPGRKRDFTPVPWSQYFESMEDVEVENETGKDTFRVYKSGSEGPVLLLLHGGGHSALSWAVFTAAIISRVQCRIVALDLRSHGETKVKNSEDLSAETMAKDVGNVVEAMYGDLPPPVMLIGHSMGGAIAVHTAAANLVPSLLGLCMIDVVEGTAMDALNSMQNFLRGRPKTFKSLENAIEWSVKSGQIRNLESARVSMVGQVKQCEGITSPESSKSIVEGIIEEEEEDEEGSESVNKRKKEDDMETKKDHPYTWRIELAKTEKYWDGWFRGLSNLFLSCPIPKLLLLAGVDRLDKDLTIGQMQGKFQMQVLPQCGHAVHEDAPDKVAEAVATFLIRHRFAEPIGGFQCVFPGC, encoded by the exons ccctggaCGGAAGCGGGACTTTACCCCTGTTCCATGGAGTCAGTACTTCGAGTCAATGGAAGATGTGGAGGTGGAGAATGAAACTGGCAAGGAT ACTTTTCGAGTTTACAAGAGTGGTTCCGAGGGTCCAGTCCTGCTGCTGCTTCATGGAGGAGGCCATTCTGCCCTTTCCTGGGCAGTGTTCACG GCAGCAATCATCAGTAGAGTACAGTGTCGGATTGTGGCTCTGGATCTGCGAAGCCATG gagAAACTAAAGTCAAGAATTCTGAAGACCTGTCAGCAGAAACAATGGCAAA AGATGTTGGTAATGTGGTGGAAGCCATGTATGGCGACCTCCCTCCTCCAGTCATGCTGATTGGGCACAGCATGGGCGGTGCCATTGCAGTACACACAGCAGCAGCTAACCTGGTGCCAAGCCTTTTGGGTCTTTGTATGATTGATGTTGTGGAAG gtACAGCCATGGATGCCCTTAATAGCATGCAGAATTTCTTACGGGGTCGGCCCAAaaccttcaagtctctggagaatgCTATTGAATGGAG tgTGAAGAGTGGCCAGATTCGAAATCTAGAGTCTGCCCGTGTATCCATGGTCGGCCAAGTCAAACA GTGTGAAGGAATTACAAGTCCAGAAAGTTCCAAATCCATAGTAGAAGGAAtcatagaggaagaagaagaagatgaagaaggaagTGAGTCAGTTaacaagaggaaaaaggaagacgaCATGGAA ACCAAGAAGGATCATCCATACACCTGGAGAATTGAGCTGGCAAAAACAGAGAAGTACTGGGACGGCTGGTTCCGAGGCTTATCCAATCTCTTTCTTAGCTGTCCTATTCCTAAACTGCTGCTCTTGGCAG GTGTTGATAGATTGGATAAAGATCTGACCATAGGCCAGATGCAGG GGAAGTTCCAGATGCAGGTCTTACCCCAGTGTGGCCATGCAGTCCATGAGGACGCCCCTGACAAG GTAGCTGAAGCTGTTGCCACTTTCCTGATCCGGCACAGGTTTGCAGAGCCCATCGGAGGATTCCAGTG TGTGTTTCCTGGCTGTTAG